One Spirochaetota bacterium genomic window carries:
- a CDS encoding ribonuclease HII, producing MVAKPDFAIEQEECTKGYNIIAGIDEAGRGSLAGPLSVSMVIYPVEIFNNPPQEILRCINDSKKLSHKKRIQAKNIITQYCLWWDCLLVPPEIIDQKNINGATYFAIATLLQKCLHTPHIVLLDGNFSFQLSLPYKSIIKGDCLSLSIASASIIAKVTRDEYMMTINAQYPQYGFAQHKGYATTKHLNAIKKYGPSPVHRKTYEPVASLFYELSLFP from the coding sequence ATGGTTGCAAAACCTGATTTTGCAATAGAACAGGAAGAATGTACAAAAGGCTATAACATCATTGCTGGCATAGATGAAGCAGGAAGGGGCTCTTTAGCAGGGCCTCTTTCTGTTTCTATGGTTATCTATCCTGTTGAAATCTTTAACAATCCCCCACAAGAAATCCTTCGTTGTATAAATGATTCAAAAAAGCTTTCCCATAAAAAACGCATACAAGCTAAAAATATAATTACACAATATTGTTTGTGGTGGGATTGCCTTCTTGTACCGCCTGAAATTATTGACCAAAAGAATATAAACGGAGCTACCTACTTTGCCATCGCCACGCTTTTACAAAAATGTTTGCATACACCACATATAGTGCTTCTTGATGGCAATTTTTCATTTCAACTATCGCTGCCCTATAAGTCCATTATCAAAGGAGATTGTCTGTCACTTTCCATTGCATCAGCATCAATTATTGCCAAGGTAACCCGTGATGAATATATGATGACAATCAATGCACAGTATCCGCAATATGGATTTGCACAGCATAAAGGGTATGCAACTACAAAGCATTTAAATGCCATAAAAAAATACGGACCATCGCCTGTGCACCGAAAGACCTATGAACCAGTTGCAAGTTTATTCTATGAACTATCGCTATTTCCATGA
- the rplS gene encoding 50S ribosomal protein L19: MKAIQLVQNEFSKSYRDVNFEVGDTVKVHYRIIEGDKERIQVYEGIVIAIDNKGISKTFTVRRISYDVGVERIFPLHSPRIEKITVVRKGKKRRAKLYFLRERTGKSAKLKEVRSRKKAIETPATHEVVDNSENTEPNA, translated from the coding sequence ATGAAAGCAATACAGTTAGTACAAAATGAATTCAGTAAAAGTTACCGTGATGTAAACTTTGAGGTGGGCGATACCGTTAAAGTCCACTACAGGATAATTGAAGGGGACAAAGAGCGAATCCAGGTATATGAAGGCATCGTTATTGCTATTGACAATAAAGGCATTAGCAAAACCTTCACAGTGAGGCGTATATCTTATGATGTAGGCGTAGAAAGGATATTCCCATTGCATTCCCCACGAATTGAAAAAATTACTGTGGTCAGAAAGGGCAAAAAACGGAGAGCCAAACTCTATTTTCTCCGTGAGCGAACCGGTAAATCAGCAAAGCTTAAAGAAGTTCGTTCCCGTAAAAAAGCCATTGAAACACCTGCAACACACGAGGTTGTTGACAATTCAGAAAACACAGAACCAAATGCATAA
- the trmD gene encoding tRNA (guanosine(37)-N1)-methyltransferase TrmD, whose translation MKIFKIITLFPEFFESPLQTGLMGKAVEKGLCRFEIINLRQWGEGQYRQCDDYPYGGGSGMVLMPGPLFKAIELHKDDSTVIYPSPSGVLLTQELVKKLFMYDSYCFICGQYEGIDQRVIDRFVDYEISVGDYVLSGGEYATLTIIDALCRYIPGFMSNPQSLVEESFENYLLEYPQYTRPREIDGMAVPDILISGNHEKIRQWRLEKSIEKTKAVRPDLYRLYKAKKDEVEQ comes from the coding sequence GTGAAGATCTTTAAAATTATTACGCTGTTTCCGGAATTTTTTGAAAGCCCCCTGCAAACCGGGCTTATGGGAAAAGCAGTAGAAAAAGGGTTGTGCCGCTTTGAAATAATAAACCTGCGACAGTGGGGCGAAGGTCAATACCGTCAATGTGATGATTACCCGTATGGGGGCGGAAGTGGCATGGTGCTTATGCCAGGACCACTATTCAAAGCCATTGAATTGCATAAAGATGACTCAACAGTTATTTACCCGTCACCATCAGGAGTTTTGCTGACACAAGAGCTTGTAAAAAAGCTTTTTATGTACGATAGTTACTGTTTTATATGTGGCCAGTACGAAGGCATAGACCAGCGGGTGATTGACCGTTTTGTTGATTATGAAATATCTGTTGGCGACTATGTTCTTTCAGGCGGCGAGTATGCAACATTAACCATTATTGATGCATTATGCCGATATATACCGGGATTTATGTCAAATCCGCAGTCACTGGTTGAGGAAAGCTTTGAAAATTATCTTTTAGAATATCCGCAGTATACACGCCCGCGTGAAATTGACGGGATGGCGGTACCGGATATACTGATAAGTGGTAATCATGAGAAAATTAGGCAATGGCGCCTTGAAAAAAGTATTGAAAAGACTAAGGCAGTAAGGCCTGATCTGTATAGATTGTATAAAGCAAAAAAGGACGAGGTAGAACAATGA
- the rimM gene encoding ribosome maturation factor RimM (Essential for efficient processing of 16S rRNA), whose protein sequence is MSSKEYFRIGVISGIHGLDGCLKVHIITDFPERFSGDVPVYVNIRGHYKAFTITGFTFAAKRTGYMYLEGIQDVTSANAIKGCEIFIDACDTEVTREDNSFHYSAIIGCQVYYNNEIFARVIDIIQTGAADTLVLKTPEGKEYLIPFVESMVSTHRLHEHILEISPIEGLIE, encoded by the coding sequence TTGAGCAGTAAAGAATATTTTCGTATTGGAGTCATCTCCGGCATCCATGGATTGGATGGATGCCTTAAAGTTCATATAATTACCGATTTCCCTGAGCGATTTTCTGGTGATGTCCCGGTGTATGTGAACATACGTGGACATTACAAAGCTTTTACCATAACAGGTTTTACCTTTGCAGCAAAACGTACTGGATACATGTATTTAGAAGGCATACAGGATGTAACTTCTGCAAATGCAATTAAGGGATGCGAGATATTCATAGATGCTTGTGATACTGAAGTAACACGTGAAGACAACAGTTTTCATTATTCAGCAATCATTGGCTGTCAGGTTTATTATAATAATGAAATCTTTGCACGGGTAATTGATATTATCCAGACCGGTGCAGCTGATACGCTGGTACTAAAAACACCCGAAGGCAAAGAATACCTTATACCGTTTGTTGAAAGTATGGTAAGCACCCATCGACTGCATGAACATATTCTTGAGATTTCCCCTATTGAAGGGCTTATTGAGTGA